CGGCGAGCTTGATCATCTCGACGAAGGTACGCTGGCGGCGGCGATGCGCTCGCGGCGCTAGGAAGGCCCCACCCTAAGCCTCCCTAGAGGGGAGGGGATACAGTTTCGCCGAGCTTTGAACTTGCGCTTCCCATTGTGAGCATCGCCCCCTCCCCGCGAGCGGGGAGGGTCGGGGTGGGGAACTGAGTGCGCTACTCGACCGCGCGTTCCTTGGCGCGCTTCCAGGCGGGGCGCTCCATGTTGCGATGATAATAGGCTTGGAGATTCTTGTAGGGGCCGAGCTCTCCAAGCCGTTCTGCCATGTTGCAGATATAGGTGACTCCGATATCTGGCGCCTGGAACTTGTCACCCAGGATGAACTCGCGGCCTTCAAGCTGCTTGTCGAGCAGGCCGAGATGGAGCGGCACCTCGCCATCTGCAAACGCCTTGTGAACCGGAGAAGGATTGTCGCCTTCGCGCGCCTGTAGCATCCGCATGAAGAGCGGCAGGAAGGCAGAGCCCTCCGGATAGTGGAGCCAGCGCTGGAATTCGGCCCAGGCCTGCTTGTCGCTGCGCGGCGGGGCGAG
This genomic interval from Thalassovita mediterranea contains the following:
- a CDS encoding glutathione S-transferase family protein; translated protein: MIILHHLRIGRSIFTVWLLEELGLDYELKVYHRHPQTFRAQEDLKEATPLGKSPTLEIDGVMMTESGAIAAYLVDHYDPDGKLAPPRSDKQAWAEFQRWLHYPEGSAFLPLFMRMLQAREGDNPSPVHKAFADGEVPLHLGLLDKQLEGREFILGDKFQAPDIGVTYICNMAERLGELGPYKNLQAYYHRNMERPAWKRAKERAVE